The following nucleotide sequence is from Psychroserpens sp. Hel_I_66.
TACCAAAATCAAATCCTTTTTTACGTAAACTTTTTGGATACATTGCTGGACCAGATATTGATGAAAGAATTGTAACAGTAGTTGACAACCTTGCAGAAGTTTTTAGAGCTACAAACGTTGAACAACTTTTAAAGAATTTTGGAAAAGCAACTCAAATGCACGACCCAATAATTCACTTCTACGAAACTTTTTTGGCAGAATACGACCCAAAATTACGTAAAGCAAGAGGTGTTTGGTACACACCAGAACCAGTTGTAAATTTTATAGTTCGTGCAGTTGACGATATTTTAAAAAACGAATTTGATTTACCACAAGGTTTAGCAGATACGAGTAAAACCAAAATAAAATTAGACACTCAAACGCCTGATAAACGTTCTGCAACAGGATATAAACAAATAGAAAAAGAAGTACACAAAGTTCAAATACTTGACCCAGCAACAGGAACAGGAACATTTTTAGCAGAAGTTGTAAAATTTATTTATAACAAAAACTTCAAAGCAATGAAAGGTGCTTGGAGTGGCTATGTAGAAGAACATTTAATACCAAGATTAAACGGTTTTGAGTTGTTAATGGCTTCCTACTCTATGGCACATCTTAAATTAGATATGTTACTAACGGAAACTGGTTATAAATCAACTAAAAATGAACGTTTAAATGTTTATTTAACCAATTCACTAGAAGAACATCACAAAGATACAGGGACTTTATTTTCTAATTGGTTAAGTAGTGAAGCTAATGAAGCTAACCATATAAAACGTGATACACCTGTTATGTGTATTATTGGTAATCCACCATATAGTGGAGTTTCATCAAATAATGGAATTTGGATTACAGATTTAATTGACAAATACAAAAAAGAACCAGATGGCAGTAAATTAAAAGAACAAAATTCAAAATATCTAAATGACGATTATGTTAAATTTATTAGATATTCTGAATTTTTAATTAATAAAAACGGAGAAGGAGTCTTGGCTTTTATCAGTAATAATGGATACATAGACAACCCAACTTTTAGGGGAATGAGAGCAGTACTCGCTGAATCTTTTAATGACATATATATTATTGACCTTCACGGAAGTACAAAAAAGAAAGAAGTTGCACCTGACGGCTCATTAGACCAAAATGTCTTTGATATTATGCAAGGAGTAGCTATTATAATTGCTGTAAAGAAAAATAATGATAAAAATGATGCTACAATTCATCATTATGATTGCTATGGCAAAAGAGATTACAAATATAAATTCCTCATAGAAAATTATTTAGGCTCAATAAATTTTGACTTATTCAAACCAAGTTTACCATTTTATAATTTCTATAGTATTGACGACCAACTTCAAGAACAATATTATAAACTAATAAGTTTAGATAAATTATTCATTAATAATTCAGTAGGTATTAAGACATCAAGAGATAATTTATTGATAGCAGAAAGTAATACGATTTTAAAGGAAAACCTTAAATACTTTTTTGAAAATGAGGAAAAAGATGTCGAACAAAAGTTTGGTATCAAGTTTAACTCAAAGTGGAAACACCAAAGCCTTATTGATACACTAGAATATGAAGTTATTACAGAAGATATTAAAGGAATAACTTATAGACCATTTGATAATATGTTTGTTTGTTACAACAGAAGTTTAGTGGATAGAGATAGAATTAAGGTAATGAGAAACTTACAATTCAAAAATAATTCTTTGATTGTAGGCAGACAAGGTCAAGCAGTCGCTGGAGATTCTTGGAATTTAATTTTTACAACGAATACAATTAGTGATATGAATGTATTCGCTCGTGGTGGTGGTATGGCTTTTCCTCTTTATTTATATCCAAGTATTGAGGATGGGATATTCACTGAAGAGAAACGTAAACCAAATCTCAATTTAGATATTATAACTGAAATTTCAGAAAAACTAGGTTTAACTTTTACTAACGAAAAAGAACAAACTAATAACACTTTTGCACCAATAGATATTTTAGATTACATCTATGCAGTTCTACACTCGCCTACTTACAGAGAAAAATACAAGGAGTTTTTAAAAATAGATTTCCCAAGAGTTCCTTATCCAAAAGATGAAAGAACGTTTTGGAGTTTAGTAAAACTTGGTAAAGAAGTAAGAGAAATTCACTTGTTAGAAAGCACGAAAGTTGAAGATTACATTACAAGTTATGAAATGGCAGAAGATGCAGAAAACGACCATAATGTAATTACAACAAAAATTGGAAAGAAAGATTGGGAAATAACCGACACCGAAAAGCAATTGGGTAGAATTTGGATAAACGAAAGCAAATATTTTGACAACATTCCTGTAACTGCTTGGGAGTTTTATATTGGAGGTTATCAACCAGCACAAAAATGGCTGAAAGACAGAAAGGAAAGAGAATTAAAATTTGAGGATATTTTACATTATCAGAAAATTATAGTTGCTCTAACTGAAACAGATAGAATAATGAAAGAAATAGATAAAATAGAAATTGAATAAAGATAACGCTAAAGCTATAGACGTTTGCAATTCGCTTCAGCCATCACACCCATCACACAAGCCTAAAAGTGTAAAAGAGTATATCTTTCCAACGTTATCAACAAATCGGAACAATAAAACTTCACACTTAAGACGTAAATAGCATATACATCCATTAGGGAAGATATAACATTATATTCGTAATATTCAACAACTAAATTATGAAAAAAAAGAAACCATATTGGTATAGGTATTTAAGATATTGTTTTAATTGTTTATGGCATCACCTACTTTTTCCTGTAGGTACTGAAAGTGATGATTTTAGCAAGCAGTGGAGAAAAGATTAGTTATCCTAGAACATTTAAAATTAAGTTGATAAAATAATGACCTTTAAAAAGTAATTATAGCTGTAGATTCTTGTAATACTGGACCTTATCCGTTTCATCCTTGTTTACAAATAATTATTTCCCATACCCTCCAAAAAAACTTTTTATTTATTGAGATTGAAAATTATTTTTTTTAACTATTGTTTTCATTTTTATTATTGATTTTATTTATTGATATTTTTGGTTTTATTCTAACACTAGTTTGAAATCAGCAACACCGTTGTTGTAAATCAGCAATAGCGTTGTTGCATTGTAGAAATGGTCTAGCAACAACGGGAGATACTATAAACGCTAGGATTTTACCATTGTGTGACAATGACAGCAACAGTCCAGCAACAATGTTGTTGCTATCCATCAACAACGTTTTTTCAATAATACTGCTGCTAGATTTTTAAGTTATAATCGATAATCAAATTTGCTCAACTTCATCTGCATTAAAATCTCTTTTAATTTTTTGTATTAAGAATTTTATTAAATCATCCTTTTCAAAATTAGAAGCTGGATCGTAAAGATATCTGTACACGTCAACAACTCTTTTTTCATAATAATGCCCATGAACAGGGAATTTGCACAAATCCTCTGTGGCCCATTGTGTAAATGGTGATGACTTCCAAGCCGTTACCAAAAACATTAATATTTGATAATTTTTTTTCATTGTTTGATAATTTTATAATAAAAACTAACAATTATTTTCTCACAATTACTCAGTACTGATAATCAGTTACTTAAATACTAAAATATCATTAAAGATGTGAGAAAGTGTGAGAAAATGAATTACACCTCTCACACATTCTCACACTTTCTCACGTACTTTCATCTTGTTATTAATATATAATATGTTGATAATCATATCACTAATGCCTCGTGAGAATTGTGAGATAAATATTTCATGTAAAATTTGAGTTTTCATATATATTAAAAAGGTATATCTCCCTGTTTATCTTCTAAAATATTCCCAATTGATTCCTTGAGCGGTTCTGTTTCCATATTTGGACGGTATGGCACTGGAGGCATTTCAAATTCCTGTAAGCTGACCTCTGATTTAATAAGTTCGCTGATATCATCCGGCATTTTCATTAGATCTACAATAATTGCACTAGATTGTACGCGAGGAAGACCTTTTTTAAAATCTACTCTTGGTGTATAGGAATGATAACTTGAATCCTTTTCTAATGCTTCTTTCATAGTCGATTTGGCTGGAGCCGAATCCCTGTACTGCGTATACCACTGTCTCTGTAACTTGGAATAGCAATTGCTAAACTGAAAATAAAAAAAGCTACCCTCCAGTTTAATCTCGCGACCTACTTTAATCTTATCATGATCGACACCTCGCATACTTGCGATAAAACAATCCCACCATCTTGAATTAATACTACTGCTGGTAAGTTTTCTCATTTGTGCAGTAGTGATCTTAGTAAAATGATCTAATATCTCACTTTGGGTAAACGGAAAGTCTATGACGTCCTTTAGAACATTATAAAATGCTGTAAACGTGCTAATGTTTTTTAACATTCTTTTGTTGCAGTCTGGCATCCTTGCTTGGTAAACATCCATTAACAATCTATACTCCTTATTGAAGTTTTTCTCTACCAATGCCCTATTCTTTAAAATGTTTACTGTGATATGCGTAACACCTTCATCTATGATATCATTAAGCTCATTAAATGCCTTTTCATCTTCCTCATTGAAATCGGTTCTATTCATGTCGTTCCAAACAACCCTTGTGATAATTGCTGCATTATCTGGATATTCATTCCCTGTCAAAGAAACACCGCACAGAACAGGGATATTATCTGTGGCCACCCTACTTTCAATTTTCCCAATTTTCTTACCTCTCAAGTCCCATACGGATTTTATAGTTCCATCAAGTTCGCTGTCCCCCCTGCTATATTCGGACCACTCTAAAAGGGCATTGTTAAATTGTGCCAGCTCTCTAATAGTAGCTGTCTTTGTTGCATTCTTTCCTTCGAGGTTCGTCGCTGTCTGCGGTATTCCCCACAGACTCTTGACCGCGTGGTTCAGTTCGTCCTTACCCGTTCCCGGAGGACCATAGCTAAAATTTATTGGGAATCCTTTTAAGTTTTTAGCAACAATGTCATGGAACATGCAACTAATGGCATGGAAAATAGATGATATTGCGTGGGAACGATGGACACGTTTTATTTTTCCGAAAAACTCCAAGGATGATATTGTGCCAGGAATGTGCCTAAACTGTTTTTGCGGAGTGTATTTATGGGGATTATTGCGATATATTATGTTTGCTGATGGAACATAATAACTGATTTCTTTAAATTGGAAACATCCATTCTGATCAATATCAATATTTTCTCCATCGGGAACTACGACTAGATTATTAAATAGATAAAAAC
It contains:
- a CDS encoding type ISP restriction/modification enzyme; the protein is MTTKEYIDIVSKRLQSGISREHSYRGDLETLIRELVKGIEITNEPANVTDCGNPDYVITKGKIPVGYIEAKDIGKDLNSKSYKEQFGRYKKALDNLIITDYIWFQFFQHGELVHEIKIGEIENNSVKPIPENFSKFENLIKDFSTHIGQTIKSSKKLAVMMAGKARLLQDILERVITSDEETQENTSLKGQYDTFKQILIHDLKPKDFADIYAQTLAYGMFAARLHDPTLDDFSRQEAAELIPKSNPFLRKLFGYIAGPDIDERIVTVVDNLAEVFRATNVEQLLKNFGKATQMHDPIIHFYETFLAEYDPKLRKARGVWYTPEPVVNFIVRAVDDILKNEFDLPQGLADTSKTKIKLDTQTPDKRSATGYKQIEKEVHKVQILDPATGTGTFLAEVVKFIYNKNFKAMKGAWSGYVEEHLIPRLNGFELLMASYSMAHLKLDMLLTETGYKSTKNERLNVYLTNSLEEHHKDTGTLFSNWLSSEANEANHIKRDTPVMCIIGNPPYSGVSSNNGIWITDLIDKYKKEPDGSKLKEQNSKYLNDDYVKFIRYSEFLINKNGEGVLAFISNNGYIDNPTFRGMRAVLAESFNDIYIIDLHGSTKKKEVAPDGSLDQNVFDIMQGVAIIIAVKKNNDKNDATIHHYDCYGKRDYKYKFLIENYLGSINFDLFKPSLPFYNFYSIDDQLQEQYYKLISLDKLFINNSVGIKTSRDNLLIAESNTILKENLKYFFENEEKDVEQKFGIKFNSKWKHQSLIDTLEYEVITEDIKGITYRPFDNMFVCYNRSLVDRDRIKVMRNLQFKNNSLIVGRQGQAVAGDSWNLIFTTNTISDMNVFARGGGMAFPLYLYPSIEDGIFTEEKRKPNLNLDIITEISEKLGLTFTNEKEQTNNTFAPIDILDYIYAVLHSPTYREKYKEFLKIDFPRVPYPKDERTFWSLVKLGKEVREIHLLESTKVEDYITSYEMAEDAENDHNVITTKIGKKDWEITDTEKQLGRIWINESKYFDNIPVTAWEFYIGGYQPAQKWLKDRKERELKFEDILHYQKIIVALTETDRIMKEIDKIEIE